One segment of Mesoplodon densirostris isolate mMesDen1 chromosome 6, mMesDen1 primary haplotype, whole genome shotgun sequence DNA contains the following:
- the LOC132492567 gene encoding small nuclear ribonucleoprotein G-like: MDKKLPWKLNGGRHVQGTVRGSDPFMNLVIDECVEMATSGQQNNIGMVVIGGNSIITLEALERV, from the coding sequence ATGGACAAGAAGTTACCATGGAAATTAAATGGTGGCAGACATGTCCAAGGAACAGTGAGGGGATCTGATCCCTTTATGAATCTTGTGATAGATGAATGTGTGGAGATGGCAACTAGTGGGCAACAGAACAATATTGGAATGGTGGTAATAGGAGGAAATAGTATCATCACGTTAGAAGCCTTGGAACGAGTATGA